GATTTCACGCTTGATGATACTACAGAAGCAAAAACAACAATTTTTTATAAAAATACCCCATTCTATTTTATCGTGCGAAATTCTGCCGAAAGTTATGACGAATTTGATTATTGCTTTGTAAGATATGCACCTGAGTTTCCTGTCTCCGAGCTTTTTCCTCCACAAGGTTGGACCTCTTTTGAGTCAGTTCTTGAAATGTTTAACATTTGGATTATAAATGATATTAAAGAATTTGAATCAGATGAATTCGAACCAGATTTATGGTCAGAATATAAGAACGGTAATACTTCTCTAAATTTTAATGAAATTGACTTTAATGATAAATCAAATTTTACAGAATCAGAAAGAAAGCAAGTTTCAATGGCAATTAATGAATTAAAATTATTAATCAATAAAAAGTTCAACACCATTGAATCAGAACAAATCCTTGTAAATGAAAGATTAGACTATCTAATAGAATCTTCCAATAAACTTAATAAATTTGATTGGAAAAGCTTGGTAATATCTACAATTATTGGAATTGCAACTACCTTAACGCTTGATGTTGAAAAAGGAAAATTACTATATGAATTATTCCGACAAGTTTTTACAAATGTTCGCAATATAGGGCAGTAATCTTTCACTACATAATTTTCTAAAAGCAACAATTTTAACATAAAACACCGAAACTATTTTATGTTAATATTATGTTAAAACAAAATTAAACGACTGTTTAATTTAAACACTTGTTTAATTTTGTACCCGATTAGAAACAATACCATGTCAAACATCGAATTAAACGATAAAAAAATTCAGATTCTTGAAGTTGCGGAAACGCTATTTTCTGAAAAAGGATTTGAAGGAACATCGATACGGGATATCTCAAAACATGCCAAGATCAATATTGCCATGGTTTCGTATTACTTTGGTTCAAAAGAAAGACTTCTTGAGGCTTTAATTCTTTACAAAACTTCTGATTTAAAACTACAACTAGAAAATTTATTGCAAGAAAATCTAGAACCTGTAGAAAAAGTCAATAAATTAATCGAAATTTACGTTAATAGAATCTGCCTTAACAAAGGGATTTACAGAGTCTTACATTTTGAGCTTAATGCTAAAAAGAGAGAAAAAAGCATGATTGCTTTTACGGAATTAAAAAAAGGAAATCTAAAATCGCTTGAGAGCATTATTACTCAAGGTCAGGAAAAAGGTGTTTTTAGAAAGGATATTATAATTCCACTTATCACGCCTACGATTATTGGAACTTTTTTTCATTTTCATATGAATCGATCTTTCTTCGAAGAATTATTGGATTTAAAAACAGAAGAAATGTTTAACAATTACATTAAAACCAGTCTTACAAAGCACATTCAACAAACTATAAAAGCGCTACTTGTTTATGAAAATTAGTCAATTAATGCTCTTTGGAGTTTTCTTTATCGGAATATCTTCAGTAGAAGCACAAGAAAAAACAAGTTTAACCTTAGACGAAGCCGTTAAATTGGCCTGGGAAAAAAGTAACGAAGTTACGCTTGCCAGCACTAAGGTAAACACAAAAAAGTACGAATTACAATCGGTAAAAAACAATCAATATCCTGATATTAAGGTTTCCGGACAATATCAACGCCTTACAAAAGCATCTATTGATATGCCAAATCAGGGAGAAAATGCATCTCTTGCATCTCCTGACAGAGCAATGCTTGGTATGGCAAATTTAAGCTTGCCTCTTTTTGCAGGATTTAAAATCCAAAATAGCATTGAAGCTTATGATAACTTATATGAAGCTGAAAGTGCAAATGCATCTAAAACTAAAGAAGACGTAGCTTTAAGAGTAATTACGTATTATACTGCGTTATACAAAGCTCAAAAAACTTTGGATGTTTTAAATGAAAATCAAAAAAGCGCTAAACAACGTGTTACTGATTTTACAGAATTAGAGAAAAACGGAATTATCCCAAGAAATGATTTATTGAAATCACAATTATTAGTTTCAAAAACGCAATTATCTATTGATGAAGCTACTAATAACTTAAATAATATCAACTTCTATCTGACTACTTTATTAAAGTTGGATCCAAGTACAAAACTTCAGGTTAATGAAGAGGATTTCTTTAATTTGAAAACCAGCAATGCACCAACATCTGACGCTTTAGCTTTGCAAAATAGAAAAGATTTAGAGGCTATTCGTTTCCAACAAAAAGCTTCAGAAGCAAATATTAGAGTTGCAAAAGCTGCTTATTATCCTACTTTAGCATTACTTGGTGGTTATACTGCTTTAGATCTTAAAGACATTATTACTGTAAAATATGCGATGAACTTTGGGTTAGGTTTAACTTATGACATCTCTGGAATTTACAAAAATAGTGCTCACGTAAGAGAAGCTGAAAGCAGAGCTTTGGAGGTTAAAAATACAGAAGCTGTAATGACAGACCGTATTAAAGTTGAGGTTCAAAAATCTATTGAAGATTATGACTTGGCTATTAACCAAAGTGTTGTTTATGATGAAGCACTTCAACAAGCATCTGAAAATTACAGACTTGTAAAAGATAAGTTTGACAACGGTTTGGCAGATACTAATGACTTAGTTGAAGCTGATGTTGAACAACTAAGTGCTAAAATTAATACTGCTGTATCTAAAGCAACCATTATTCAAAAATATTACGAATTACTATCCGTATCAGGACAATTATCACAATCATTCAATCTTTCTAAAATATAATCGATAGCTCTCATGGAAAAGAAAAAAACAAATACTAAATTCATCATTATACTAACCGTTTTGGTTTTAGTGGGCGGAACTTACGGAATAACAAAGTACATGCACTCTTTAGCTCACGAAGAAACGGATGATGCTCAAATTGAGAAAAAAATGAATCCAATTATTCCTAGAGTATCTGGATATATTAGTAAGGTATACGTAAAAGATAATGACTTTGTAA
This genomic window from Flavobacterium sp. 9 contains:
- a CDS encoding TetR/AcrR family transcriptional regulator, with the translated sequence MSNIELNDKKIQILEVAETLFSEKGFEGTSIRDISKHAKINIAMVSYYFGSKERLLEALILYKTSDLKLQLENLLQENLEPVEKVNKLIEIYVNRICLNKGIYRVLHFELNAKKREKSMIAFTELKKGNLKSLESIITQGQEKGVFRKDIIIPLITPTIIGTFFHFHMNRSFFEELLDLKTEEMFNNYIKTSLTKHIQQTIKALLVYEN
- a CDS encoding TolC family protein; amino-acid sequence: MKISQLMLFGVFFIGISSVEAQEKTSLTLDEAVKLAWEKSNEVTLASTKVNTKKYELQSVKNNQYPDIKVSGQYQRLTKASIDMPNQGENASLASPDRAMLGMANLSLPLFAGFKIQNSIEAYDNLYEAESANASKTKEDVALRVITYYTALYKAQKTLDVLNENQKSAKQRVTDFTELEKNGIIPRNDLLKSQLLVSKTQLSIDEATNNLNNINFYLTTLLKLDPSTKLQVNEEDFFNLKTSNAPTSDALALQNRKDLEAIRFQQKASEANIRVAKAAYYPTLALLGGYTALDLKDIITVKYAMNFGLGLTYDISGIYKNSAHVREAESRALEVKNTEAVMTDRIKVEVQKSIEDYDLAINQSVVYDEALQQASENYRLVKDKFDNGLADTNDLVEADVEQLSAKINTAVSKATIIQKYYELLSVSGQLSQSFNLSKI